One Solanum pennellii chromosome 10, SPENNV200 genomic region harbors:
- the LOC107001822 gene encoding uncharacterized protein LOC107001822, translating into MKILLQITYQEKGTQTEPDTTEEILKAIKTLSTKVDSMGKELQNLKANSQQHDYKYAELRQHVELRRSEDAKIPELQGDVGKLLKTHNINIANVAGTSTAAMEKTTSKNTNLNNLFTKPFIPKAQIVDAPAPQTSTYAASLHKEKKIYNHISQTYIENLYKIQNFLNLNPRSIQTKNSEEDYITQKLQGYNKLIAQPKTNPNLVKTCYNYGLLNTVYTYTGEEIAGIPELHRAFLTYKRITKGNLFYIKCYTAPAEILYEEIKSPIQVVKIGLTRDMIIPEEIEKQNEIPKVEIPNFYANKRIIGIATIIQELANNYLNGNAIWSYYARDQVMIYANSKELRKSDMDEVQKWILSLLKPEATPTTRSLKQGFISEELMTRYCKLIGHKYPDHICSKCNQGDDIIPDVQLE; encoded by the coding sequence atGAAAATCTTGTTGCAGATTACCTATCAAGAAAAAGGAACACAAACTGAACCAGATACGACAGAAGAAATACTCAAAGCTATTAAAACACTTTCTACGAAGGTGGACAGTATGGGAAAAGAGTTACAAAATCTAAAAGCTaatagtcagcagcatgactataaATATGCGGAGCTACGCCAACATGTAGAGTTACGTCGATCGGAAGACGCTAAAATTCCAGAGCTACAAGGAGATGTTGGGAAACTCCTTAAAACCCATAACATTAACATTGCTAATGTTGCAGGTACAAGTACAGCAGCTATGGAAAAAACTACATCAAAAAATACAAACTTAAACAACTTATTTACAAAACCATTTATTCCAAAGGCACAGATAGTAGATGCCCCAGCACCACAAACATCTACATATGCAGCAAGCCtacacaaagaaaagaaaatatataaccaTATATCCCAAACCTACATTGAAAACCTATACAAAATCCAAAACTTTTTAAACCTAAACCCAAGATCcatacaaacaaaaaattccGAAGAAGACTATATAACCCAGAAACTACAAGGATATAACAAACTTATTGCACAACCTAAGACCAACCCCAACCTAGTAAAAACATGTTATAACTACGGACTATTAAATACAGTATACACATATACCGGAGAAGAAATAGCCGGAATACCAGAACTACATAGagcatttttaacatataaaagaaTTACCAAAGGAAATTTATTCTATATAAAATGTTATACAGCACCAGCAGAGATACTATACGAAGAAATAAAATCACCAATACAGGTGGTAAAGATAGGATTAACCAGAGATATGATTATTCCAGAAGAGatagaaaaacaaaatgagATACCAAAAGTAGAAATACCTAACttttatgcaaataaaagaataattggtATAGCTACAATTATACAAGAGCTagcaaacaattatttaaatggCAATGCCATTTGGAGCTATTATGCAAGAGATCAGGTGATGATTTATGCAAACTCCaaagaattaagaaaatcaGATATGGATGAAGTTCAGAAATggattttatccttattaaaaCCAGAAGCTACTCCAACAACTAGGTCACTAAAACAAGGATTTATCTCCGAAGAACTAATGACAAGATATTGCAAGCTAATTGGTCACAAATATCCAGACCATATATGTTCCAAGTGCAACCAAGGAGATGACATAATCCCAGACGTACAACTGGAGTAA